In Streptomyces longhuiensis, the following proteins share a genomic window:
- the cydD gene encoding thiol reductant ABC exporter subunit CydD, with protein MRPVDPRLLAYARTTRAFLTGSVILGGVGAALLVAQASLIADIVVRAFKEHTYDLSGPLLGLVAVALGRAVVAWLTELTAHRSVARVKSTLRERLLDHATALGPSYLTGRRTGELATLATRGIDALDDYFARYLPQLALAVVVPVVVLARIVGADWRSAAVIAVTLPLVPLFMVLVGLATQDRMTRQWAGLSRLSHHFLDVVAGLPTLKVFNRAKAQARSISRITDDHRRATLRTLRIAFMSSLTLELLSTLSVALVAVAIGFRLVSGELDLRTGLLVLVLAPEVYLPVRQVGALYHSSAEGLTAAGEIFEVLETSPPRPGSDPAPSGAEITLAAVSVAYEGRSVPALQDVSLTLAPGETVALTGPSGAGKSTLLAVLLGFVRPSAGAVLVDGHDLASLGPESWRRQIAWVPQHPHLFAGTVADNVRLARPEATDAEVRAALGCVHALDFAEPGLVLGEGGAGLSAGQRQRLALARAVLANRPLVLLDEPTANLDGESEAAMVEAVRSLAVGRTVLLVAHRPALLAIADRRVHLGIPHGGGEQRPAEPRRPGVPVTAPARPQPVQPRPCSEHGEETRPRLGLAVLLGSLALGCAVALLSTSGWLISRASEMPPVLYLMMAVTSVRAFGIGRSAFRYAERLVSHDAVLKALGGVRTAVYRRLEQLAPAALPAYHRGDLLARLVSDVDAVQDHHLRWRLPAAVAAVVSLGASAALGAFLPAAGAVLAVGLLLAGAVVPALASSISGRAERQQSPARGELATCVVDTFTGTAELIVAGALPARLARARAADLRLTALAARSAATAALSAGLIALITGLTVTGSAALGIHGVAGGALPGVCLAVVVLTPLAAFEAVAGMPTAVRFRERARAARARLDEVLAAPEPVAEPAVPVALPAEPAPLTVRGLTARWPDAQRDALRGIDLDLAPGRRIAVVGPSGSGKTTLALVLLRFLDQTSGAVTVGTGPRAVDTRTLASDDVRRVIGLCAQDAHVFDSSLRENLRLARPDAEESDLRAALARARLLEWVDSLPAGLDTMVGEHGARLSGGQRQRLALARALLADFPVLIMDEPAEHLDLPTADALTADLLAVTEGRTALLITHRLAGLHSACVDEILVLDHGRIAERGSWQELIDRRGGRLHDMWRREQQADALVAAGDGVSGQVAPIDQPA; from the coding sequence ATGCGACCTGTCGACCCCCGGCTACTGGCGTACGCCCGCACCACCCGCGCCTTCCTCACCGGATCCGTGATCCTCGGCGGGGTGGGCGCGGCCCTCCTCGTGGCCCAGGCAAGCCTCATCGCCGACATCGTGGTGCGGGCGTTCAAGGAGCACACGTACGACCTGAGCGGGCCGCTGCTGGGTCTGGTGGCCGTCGCCCTCGGGCGGGCGGTCGTGGCCTGGCTGACCGAGCTGACGGCCCATCGGTCGGTGGCCCGGGTGAAGTCCACCCTGCGGGAGCGGCTGCTCGACCACGCCACCGCGCTCGGCCCGTCGTACCTGACGGGCCGGCGCACCGGCGAGCTCGCCACGCTGGCCACCCGGGGAATCGACGCCTTGGACGACTACTTCGCCCGCTACCTCCCGCAGTTGGCGCTCGCCGTCGTGGTGCCGGTGGTGGTGCTGGCCCGGATCGTCGGTGCCGACTGGCGGTCGGCGGCCGTCATCGCGGTGACGCTGCCGCTCGTCCCGCTGTTCATGGTGCTGGTCGGGCTCGCGACGCAGGACCGGATGACCCGGCAGTGGGCCGGCCTCTCCCGCCTCTCGCACCACTTCCTGGACGTGGTGGCCGGCCTTCCGACGCTGAAGGTCTTCAACCGGGCCAAGGCGCAGGCCCGTTCGATCAGCCGGATCACCGACGATCACCGCAGGGCGACGCTGCGGACGCTGCGGATCGCGTTCATGTCCTCGCTGACGCTGGAACTGCTGTCGACGCTCTCGGTGGCGCTGGTGGCGGTGGCGATCGGGTTCCGGCTGGTCAGCGGCGAGCTGGATCTGCGGACCGGCCTGCTGGTGCTCGTTCTCGCCCCGGAGGTCTACCTGCCGGTTCGTCAGGTGGGCGCCCTGTACCACTCGAGTGCGGAAGGGCTGACGGCCGCGGGCGAGATCTTCGAGGTTCTGGAGACCTCGCCGCCTCGGCCGGGGTCCGATCCGGCACCGTCCGGTGCGGAGATCACCCTGGCGGCGGTGAGTGTCGCCTACGAGGGGCGCTCGGTGCCGGCGTTGCAGGACGTGTCGCTGACGCTCGCGCCCGGGGAGACGGTTGCCCTCACCGGGCCGAGTGGCGCGGGCAAGTCCACCCTGCTCGCGGTGCTGCTCGGGTTCGTCCGCCCCTCGGCCGGTGCCGTGCTGGTCGACGGGCACGACCTCGCCTCCCTCGGCCCGGAGAGCTGGCGTCGGCAGATCGCCTGGGTGCCGCAGCATCCGCATCTCTTCGCGGGAACGGTCGCCGACAACGTACGCCTCGCCCGGCCCGAGGCGACCGACGCGGAGGTCCGGGCCGCGCTCGGCTGCGTCCACGCGCTCGACTTCGCGGAGCCGGGCCTGGTGCTCGGGGAGGGCGGCGCGGGACTCTCGGCCGGGCAGCGCCAGCGGCTGGCGCTGGCCCGCGCGGTACTGGCGAACCGGCCGCTGGTGCTGCTGGACGAGCCGACCGCCAACCTCGACGGCGAGAGCGAGGCCGCGATGGTCGAGGCCGTCCGCTCACTGGCCGTCGGCCGCACGGTCCTGCTCGTGGCCCACCGCCCCGCGCTCCTCGCCATCGCCGACCGACGCGTTCACCTGGGCATCCCTCATGGGGGCGGGGAACAGCGCCCTGCGGAACCCCGGCGTCCCGGAGTGCCGGTCACCGCTCCCGCCCGCCCCCAGCCGGTCCAGCCGCGCCCGTGCTCCGAGCACGGCGAAGAAACCCGGCCGCGGCTCGGCCTTGCCGTGCTCCTCGGGTCACTCGCGCTCGGCTGTGCCGTCGCGCTCCTGTCGACCTCCGGGTGGCTGATCTCCCGGGCCTCCGAGATGCCGCCCGTGCTCTACCTGATGATGGCCGTGACGTCCGTCCGGGCGTTCGGGATCGGGCGGAGCGCGTTCCGATACGCGGAGCGGCTGGTCTCGCACGACGCCGTCCTCAAGGCTCTCGGCGGGGTACGAACGGCCGTGTACCGCCGACTCGAACAGCTGGCCCCGGCCGCGCTCCCCGCCTACCACCGGGGGGACCTGCTCGCCCGGCTGGTCTCCGACGTGGACGCGGTCCAGGACCATCACCTGCGCTGGCGGCTCCCTGCGGCCGTCGCGGCGGTCGTCTCGCTCGGGGCTTCCGCCGCCCTCGGCGCCTTCCTGCCGGCGGCCGGTGCGGTGCTCGCCGTGGGACTGCTGCTGGCCGGTGCCGTGGTGCCCGCGCTGGCGAGCAGCATCTCCGGCCGGGCGGAACGGCAGCAGTCCCCGGCCCGCGGAGAGCTGGCGACGTGCGTCGTCGACACGTTCACCGGAACCGCAGAGCTGATCGTGGCCGGGGCCCTGCCGGCCCGTCTGGCCAGGGCCCGGGCTGCCGACCTGCGCCTGACCGCTCTCGCCGCCCGCTCGGCGGCCACCGCCGCGCTCTCGGCGGGCCTGATCGCCCTGATCACCGGGCTGACCGTCACCGGCTCCGCCGCGCTGGGCATCCACGGCGTGGCCGGCGGCGCGCTCCCAGGAGTGTGCCTGGCAGTCGTCGTGCTCACCCCCCTCGCCGCCTTCGAGGCCGTCGCGGGCATGCCAACAGCCGTGCGGTTCCGGGAGCGGGCGCGCGCGGCGCGGGCCCGGCTGGACGAGGTGCTCGCGGCCCCCGAGCCCGTCGCGGAGCCCGCCGTCCCGGTCGCACTTCCCGCCGAGCCGGCGCCCCTGACGGTCCGCGGCCTCACCGCGCGCTGGCCGGATGCGCAGCGTGACGCTCTGCGAGGCATCGACCTGGACCTCGCCCCTGGCAGACGTATCGCCGTGGTCGGCCCGTCCGGTTCGGGGAAGACCACCCTCGCCCTGGTCCTGCTGCGTTTCCTCGACCAGACCTCGGGAGCGGTCACCGTCGGCACCGGTCCCCGGGCCGTCGACACGCGGACACTCGCTTCGGACGACGTCCGCAGAGTGATCGGGCTGTGCGCGCAGGACGCCCATGTCTTCGACAGCTCACTGCGGGAGAACCTGCGCCTCGCCCGCCCCGACGCCGAGGAGTCCGACCTGCGGGCCGCACTCGCCAGGGCTCGTCTGCTGGAGTGGGTCGACAGCCTGCCCGCCGGGCTCGACACGATGGTGGGCGAGCACGGGGCCCGCCTCTCCGGGGGACAGCGGCAGCGGCTGGCGCTGGCGCGCGCGCTGCTCGCGGACTTCCCCGTACTGATCATGGACGAGCCCGCCGAACACCTCGACCTGCCCACCGCCGACGCCCTGACCGCCGATCTGCTCGCCGTCACCGAGGGCCGTACCGCCCTGCTGATCACCCACCGGCTGGCCGGGCTTCACAGCGCCTGCGTCGACGAGATCCTGGTCCTCGATCATGGCCGAATCGCCGAGCGTGGCAGCTGGCAGGAGTTGATCGATCGGCGGGGCGGACGGCTCCATGACATGTGGCGGCGTGAGCAGCAGGCGGACGCTCTGGTTGCCGCGGGCGACGGTGTCTCCGGGCAGGTGGCGCCCATTGATCAACCGGCATAG
- a CDS encoding NUDIX hydrolase, whose translation MALEQTAQGVVQAVVVHNGRLLLVEQPDGSALPSGVPEPAESAEATAARLVYELTGYLVDGSSTLAPEAAQVDSGSAVLCQLLTEDPSDGARLAPEQIHWVPVAEAVDITPPGVVRDYLEGHTPV comes from the coding sequence ATGGCGCTGGAGCAGACGGCCCAAGGAGTGGTTCAGGCGGTCGTCGTCCACAACGGACGCCTGCTCCTGGTGGAACAGCCGGACGGCAGTGCACTGCCGTCCGGCGTTCCCGAGCCCGCCGAGTCGGCGGAGGCCACCGCAGCACGGCTGGTGTACGAGCTCACCGGCTATCTCGTCGACGGTTCGTCGACGCTCGCACCGGAAGCGGCTCAGGTCGATTCGGGGTCGGCTGTTCTGTGCCAGCTGCTGACCGAGGACCCGTCGGACGGAGCGCGGCTCGCGCCGGAGCAGATCCACTGGGTTCCGGTCGCGGAGGCGGTCGACATCACGCCGCCCGGAGTCGTCCGCGACTACTTGGAGGGCCACACGCCCGTGTGA
- a CDS encoding family 2B encapsulin nanocompartment shell protein: MSVSDSATGPASDEETAPEDPTDQQLTSLGTHAARRLATTTKSAPQMQAITSRWLLKSLPWVDVKGGTYRVNRRLQLSIGRGRVQFDQNSGNDIKVIPETLTELPVLRGYDDIDVLKEISSRFRTREVRAGQVLFEAGQPVTETYLVAHGRFTRFTEGKYGEEEVIGVVTDGDQMGDEAIGQPDPLWLSSVRAETAGTVLVLPWHVVEELTERTPSLATHLRDYAERQRLPRNRKGEADVPVQSGHTGEPTLSGGFVDYELTPREYELSLTQTVLRVHTRIADLYNDPMDQTEEQLRLTIEEIRERQEWELLNNREFGLLHNVDYGQRISTFSGPPTPDDLDELLSMRRKTRLFLAHPKAIAAFFRQCNRRGLVPGTANVDGHEVPAWRGVPIFPCGKIPVTPQHTTSILALRTGESDQGVIGLYQTGIPEEYQPGLNVRFMGINTTAIINYLVTAYYSLAILVPDAAGILENVQIGRTAE, translated from the coding sequence GTGTCCGTATCGGACAGCGCCACCGGTCCCGCGAGCGACGAAGAAACCGCACCTGAAGACCCGACCGACCAGCAGCTGACCAGTCTCGGTACCCATGCGGCACGCCGGCTGGCCACGACCACCAAGTCCGCGCCGCAGATGCAGGCCATCACCTCACGATGGCTGCTCAAATCCCTGCCATGGGTGGACGTCAAGGGCGGTACGTACCGCGTCAACCGGCGTCTCCAGCTCAGCATCGGCCGCGGCAGGGTGCAGTTCGACCAGAACAGCGGGAACGACATCAAAGTCATTCCCGAGACGCTCACCGAACTCCCCGTCCTGCGCGGGTACGACGACATCGACGTACTGAAGGAAATCTCCTCCCGGTTCCGGACCCGGGAGGTGCGGGCCGGACAGGTCCTCTTCGAGGCCGGCCAGCCGGTGACCGAGACGTACCTGGTGGCCCACGGGCGGTTCACCCGCTTCACCGAAGGAAAGTACGGCGAGGAGGAGGTCATCGGCGTCGTCACGGACGGCGACCAGATGGGCGACGAGGCCATCGGCCAGCCGGACCCACTGTGGCTCAGCTCGGTCCGGGCCGAGACCGCGGGCACGGTTCTCGTGCTGCCCTGGCACGTCGTCGAGGAACTCACCGAGCGGACGCCGTCCCTCGCCACGCACCTGCGGGACTACGCCGAACGGCAGCGGCTGCCGAGGAACCGCAAGGGCGAGGCCGACGTCCCCGTACAGTCCGGGCACACGGGTGAGCCGACGCTGTCCGGCGGCTTCGTCGACTACGAACTCACGCCGCGCGAATACGAGTTGTCCCTCACCCAGACCGTCCTGCGCGTCCACACCCGCATCGCCGACCTCTACAACGACCCGATGGACCAGACCGAGGAGCAACTCCGCCTCACCATCGAGGAGATCCGCGAGCGCCAGGAGTGGGAGCTCCTCAACAACCGCGAGTTCGGGCTGCTGCACAACGTCGACTACGGCCAGCGCATCAGCACGTTCTCCGGGCCGCCCACTCCCGACGATCTCGACGAACTGCTCTCCATGCGCCGTAAGACACGGCTCTTCCTCGCCCATCCGAAGGCGATCGCCGCGTTCTTCAGGCAGTGCAACCGGCGCGGCCTGGTGCCCGGCACCGCGAACGTCGACGGTCACGAGGTGCCCGCCTGGCGCGGCGTCCCGATCTTCCCCTGCGGCAAGATCCCGGTCACACCGCAGCACACGACCAGCATCCTCGCGCTGCGCACCGGGGAGTCCGACCAAGGGGTCATCGGCCTCTACCAGACCGGCATCCCCGAGGAGTACCAGCCCGGACTCAACGTCCGGTTCATGGGCATCAACACCACCGCGATCATCAACTACCTCGTCACCGCCTACTACTCGCTGGCGATTCTCGTCCCCGACGCGGCGGGGATCCTCGAGAACGTGCAGATCGGACGGACCGCCGAATGA
- the cydB gene encoding cytochrome d ubiquinol oxidase subunit II: MHLHDLWFILIAVLWIGYFFLEGFDFGVGVLTKLLARDSTERRVLINTIGPVWDGNEVWLITAAGATFAAFPDWYATMFSAFYVPLLIILFCLIVRGVAFEYRAKQSGARWQRNWEEATFWTSLLPPFLWGVIFANMVRGLAIDADKSYVGGLGDLFNGYAILGGFMTLVLFVCHGAVFAALKTLGEIRDRSRTRATQLGAVAGLLLIAFLIWTQADSGNGRSLGVMIVAFVALVGALVMTRLGRDGWAFTLSGLTVVAAFATLFLALYPDVMPSTLDPGWSLTVSGAASSSYTLKVMTIVAAVFTPIVLIYQSWTYWVFRRRIGVQHIPAGH, encoded by the coding sequence ATGCACCTGCACGATCTCTGGTTCATCCTGATCGCTGTCCTGTGGATCGGCTACTTCTTCCTCGAGGGCTTCGACTTCGGCGTCGGCGTCCTCACCAAGCTGCTGGCCCGCGACAGCACCGAGCGGCGGGTCCTCATCAACACCATCGGTCCGGTGTGGGACGGCAACGAGGTCTGGCTCATCACGGCCGCCGGTGCGACCTTCGCGGCCTTCCCGGACTGGTACGCAACGATGTTCAGCGCCTTCTACGTTCCCCTGCTGATCATCCTGTTCTGCCTGATCGTCCGTGGTGTGGCCTTCGAGTACCGGGCCAAGCAGTCCGGTGCGCGCTGGCAGCGCAACTGGGAGGAGGCCACCTTCTGGACCTCCCTGCTGCCCCCGTTCCTCTGGGGCGTGATCTTCGCGAACATGGTCCGCGGGCTCGCGATCGACGCGGACAAGTCGTACGTGGGCGGCCTCGGGGATCTGTTCAACGGTTACGCGATCCTCGGCGGCTTCATGACTCTGGTGCTGTTCGTCTGCCACGGCGCGGTGTTCGCGGCGCTGAAGACGCTCGGCGAGATCCGCGACCGATCCAGGACCCGGGCGACCCAACTGGGCGCCGTGGCAGGCCTGTTGCTGATCGCCTTCCTGATCTGGACGCAGGCGGACTCGGGCAACGGCCGGAGCCTGGGCGTGATGATCGTGGCGTTCGTGGCCCTGGTCGGGGCGCTCGTCATGACCCGGCTCGGCCGTGACGGCTGGGCGTTCACCCTGTCGGGGCTGACCGTCGTGGCGGCGTTCGCGACGTTGTTCCTGGCCCTGTATCCGGACGTCATGCCGTCGACGCTCGACCCCGGCTGGTCGCTGACGGTCTCCGGCGCCGCTTCGTCGTCGTACACGCTGAAGGTGATGACGATCGTCGCGGCGGTGTTCACGCCGATCGTGCTGATCTACCAGAGCTGGACGTACTGGGTCTTCCGCCGGCGGATCGGCGTCCAGCACATTCCGGCCGGCCACTGA
- a CDS encoding family 2 encapsulin nanocompartment cargo protein terpene cyclase, producing MSAPPDTTTPFSPPGPPNLAHTLQTRRGGAVPGLRHQPAVPADPVKVEEVDRRLEIWARGLDLFPEAWFEDFASFQVGRAVVLQHPGAADLDRLTAAGKLLLAENVVDDCYCEDKGGSPRGLGGRLIMAQSAIDPYHGTAETEGQWRHGMQADGPLRSYHAAFQDYAAFATPSQTSRFVHDIARLHLGYLAEAAWAETRNMPRVWEYLVMRQFNNFRPCLSLVDAVDGYELPEAVYARPEIQRITALACNATTLVNDLYSFTKELANDPTHLNLPQVVAANERCGLKAAYLKSVDIHNEIQTAFEEEAALVSAMSPLVERYVQGLSTWVAGNHEWHATNSHRYHLPNYW from the coding sequence ATGAGCGCACCCCCCGACACCACCACCCCGTTCTCGCCGCCGGGGCCGCCCAACCTGGCGCACACCCTGCAGACACGACGCGGCGGGGCGGTCCCCGGGCTCCGTCACCAGCCGGCGGTCCCCGCCGACCCCGTGAAGGTCGAGGAGGTCGACCGCAGGCTGGAGATCTGGGCCCGCGGGCTCGATCTGTTCCCCGAGGCGTGGTTCGAGGACTTCGCGAGCTTCCAGGTCGGGCGGGCCGTGGTGCTCCAGCACCCGGGGGCGGCGGACCTGGACCGCCTCACCGCCGCGGGCAAGCTGCTGCTCGCCGAGAACGTGGTCGACGACTGCTACTGCGAGGACAAGGGCGGCTCGCCGCGCGGCCTCGGCGGCCGGCTGATCATGGCGCAGTCCGCGATCGATCCGTACCACGGGACAGCCGAGACCGAGGGACAGTGGCGCCACGGCATGCAGGCCGACGGCCCGCTGCGCTCGTACCACGCGGCCTTCCAGGACTACGCCGCCTTCGCCACGCCCAGCCAGACGTCCCGGTTCGTCCACGACATCGCGCGGCTGCACCTCGGGTACCTCGCCGAGGCCGCGTGGGCGGAGACGCGGAACATGCCGCGCGTGTGGGAGTACCTCGTCATGCGGCAGTTCAACAACTTCCGCCCGTGTCTGTCCCTCGTCGACGCGGTGGACGGCTACGAACTGCCCGAGGCCGTCTACGCCCGGCCCGAGATCCAGCGGATCACGGCGCTGGCGTGCAACGCGACGACGCTCGTCAACGACCTGTACTCCTTCACCAAGGAACTGGCCAACGACCCCACCCATCTCAACCTTCCGCAGGTCGTCGCGGCCAACGAACGGTGTGGCCTCAAGGCCGCCTACCTCAAGTCCGTCGACATCCACAACGAGATCCAGACGGCTTTCGAGGAGGAGGCCGCGCTCGTGTCCGCCATGTCACCCCTCGTCGAGCGGTACGTCCAGGGGCTCAGCACCTGGGTGGCCGGCAACCACGAGTGGCACGCCACGAACAGCCACCGCTACCACCTGCCGAACTACTGGTAG
- a CDS encoding DUF1918 domain-containing protein has translation MEAKKGDYLTLHSVKGDRTVRVDEIISGANRDLYQVTFADGSTAVVAPGPRVEMTRGKRHTHVIDVSGSPYL, from the coding sequence ATGGAAGCCAAGAAGGGCGATTATCTGACCCTGCACAGTGTCAAGGGTGACCGGACCGTGAGGGTCGATGAGATCATCTCCGGTGCGAATCGGGATCTCTACCAAGTGACCTTCGCGGACGGCAGTACCGCTGTCGTCGCGCCGGGCCCGAGGGTGGAAATGACACGCGGCAAGCGCCATACACACGTGATTGATGTTTCCGGTTCGCCGTATCTCTAG
- a CDS encoding geranyl diphosphate 2-C-methyltransferase, translating to MTTAPHFTSAAPVPTQSTYQSRVAEYWNAEENPVNLELGKIDDLYHHHYGIGPADNSVLDEPDPARRNDRLTAELHRLEHAQANVLADHLGPLAPTDRVFDAGCGRGGGSVVAHLRYGCQADGVTISAKQADFANAQAAKRGIDGQVRYHHRNMLDTGLPTGAFAASWNNESTMYVELELLFAEHARLLRRGGRYVVITGCYNDSYGRASREVSLINAHYICDIHPRSEYFRAMARNRLVPVHVEDLTEAALPYWELRKQADHLVTGIEDTFLTAYKNGSFQYLMIAADRV from the coding sequence TTGACCACCGCTCCCCACTTCACCTCGGCCGCACCGGTGCCGACCCAGTCCACGTACCAGTCCCGTGTCGCCGAATACTGGAACGCCGAGGAAAACCCGGTCAACCTCGAACTCGGCAAGATCGACGATCTGTACCACCACCACTACGGGATCGGCCCCGCGGACAACTCGGTGCTCGACGAGCCCGACCCCGCGCGGCGCAACGACCGGCTCACCGCCGAACTGCACCGGCTCGAACACGCCCAGGCGAACGTCCTCGCCGACCACCTCGGGCCGCTCGCCCCCACCGACCGGGTCTTCGACGCCGGCTGCGGACGCGGCGGCGGCAGTGTGGTGGCGCATCTGCGGTACGGCTGCCAGGCCGACGGCGTCACCATCTCGGCCAAACAGGCGGACTTCGCCAACGCCCAGGCCGCCAAACGCGGCATCGACGGCCAGGTCCGCTACCACCACCGCAACATGCTCGACACCGGTCTGCCGACCGGCGCGTTCGCCGCGTCGTGGAACAACGAGTCGACCATGTACGTCGAGCTGGAGCTGCTCTTCGCCGAACACGCCCGGCTGCTGCGCCGCGGCGGCCGGTACGTGGTCATCACCGGCTGCTACAACGACAGTTACGGCCGGGCGTCGCGCGAGGTGTCGCTGATCAACGCCCACTACATCTGCGACATCCACCCACGCTCGGAGTATTTCCGCGCCATGGCCCGCAACCGCCTGGTCCCCGTGCACGTCGAGGACCTCACCGAGGCCGCGCTGCCCTATTGGGAACTGCGCAAGCAGGCCGACCATCTGGTCACCGGCATCGAGGACACGTTCCTCACCGCGTACAAGAACGGCAGTTTCCAGTACCTGATGATCGCTGCCGACCGCGTCTGA
- a CDS encoding cytochrome ubiquinol oxidase subunit I: protein MVLAIAQETMARWQFGITIVYHFLFVPLTISLASIVAGFETAWVRTGNAKYFHATKFWGKLFLINIAMGVVTGIVQEFQFGMNWSDYSRFVGDVFGAPLAMEALIAFFFESTFIGLWIFGWDRLPKKLHCACIWLVAIGTLLSAYFILAANSFMQHPVGYRIDKESGRAQLIDIGRVLFQNTTQVQMFHTVTAAFLTGSALVIGISSYHLLRAKRGRETNRRNIAPMRTSLRVGLIIAVVAGLGTAISGDRLGKVMFEQQPMKMAAAEALWDTQAPAPFSIFSIGNVSEGHNTVALEIPGLLSFLAKDNFHSAVPGINDRAREQAAQFGGEPEDYIPNIFMTYWGFRLMIFFGMTSFVVGLIGLWTTRRKFWLTRPRKTDDDEPPMLMLTDKVEMNAFFTKWSWRVGILTMAFPLVANSFGWIFTEMGRQPWVVYHLMRTSEADSPNVTTGTVIGSLTAFTVLYAVLAVIWVKLMAKYAMAGPDSGERPPTKDPTLGGPSAQDADQPLAHAY, encoded by the coding sequence GTGGTACTAGCAATCGCTCAAGAGACCATGGCGCGATGGCAGTTCGGCATCACCATCGTCTACCACTTCCTCTTCGTCCCGCTGACGATCAGTCTGGCCTCCATCGTGGCGGGCTTCGAGACGGCCTGGGTGCGGACGGGCAACGCGAAGTATTTCCATGCCACGAAGTTCTGGGGCAAGCTCTTTCTCATCAACATCGCGATGGGTGTCGTCACCGGCATCGTCCAGGAGTTCCAGTTCGGCATGAACTGGTCCGACTACTCGCGCTTCGTCGGCGATGTTTTCGGCGCACCGCTGGCGATGGAGGCGCTGATCGCCTTCTTCTTCGAGTCCACGTTCATCGGCCTGTGGATCTTCGGCTGGGACCGGCTTCCCAAGAAGCTGCACTGCGCGTGCATCTGGCTGGTCGCCATCGGCACCTTGCTCTCCGCGTACTTCATTCTGGCGGCCAACTCCTTTATGCAGCACCCGGTCGGCTACCGGATCGACAAGGAGTCCGGACGGGCCCAACTCATCGACATCGGCAGGGTGTTGTTCCAGAACACCACACAGGTGCAGATGTTCCACACCGTCACCGCGGCGTTCCTCACCGGCTCCGCGCTGGTGATCGGCATCTCCTCGTACCATCTGCTGCGCGCCAAGCGCGGCAGGGAGACCAACCGCCGCAACATCGCTCCGATGCGGACCTCGCTGCGGGTCGGCCTGATCATCGCGGTCGTCGCGGGTCTCGGCACCGCAATCAGCGGTGACCGGCTGGGCAAGGTCATGTTCGAGCAGCAGCCGATGAAGATGGCCGCCGCCGAGGCGCTCTGGGACACGCAGGCTCCCGCCCCCTTCTCGATCTTCTCGATCGGCAACGTCTCCGAGGGCCACAACACCGTCGCACTGGAGATCCCCGGCCTGCTGTCCTTCCTCGCCAAGGACAACTTCCACTCCGCCGTCCCCGGCATCAACGACAGGGCCCGTGAGCAGGCGGCCCAGTTCGGCGGTGAGCCGGAGGACTACATCCCGAACATCTTCATGACGTACTGGGGCTTCCGCCTCATGATCTTCTTCGGGATGACCAGCTTCGTGGTGGGTCTGATCGGGCTGTGGACCACACGTCGGAAGTTCTGGCTCACCCGGCCGCGCAAGACGGACGACGACGAGCCGCCGATGCTGATGCTGACCGACAAGGTCGAGATGAACGCCTTCTTCACCAAGTGGAGCTGGCGGGTCGGCATCCTCACCATGGCCTTCCCGCTGGTCGCCAACAGCTTCGGCTGGATCTTCACGGAGATGGGCCGCCAGCCCTGGGTGGTCTACCACCTGATGCGCACCTCCGAAGCCGACTCCCCCAACGTGACCACCGGCACGGTGATCGGCTCGCTGACCGCGTTCACCGTGCTCTACGCGGTACTCGCGGTGATCTGGGTGAAGCTCATGGCCAAGTACGCCATGGCGGGCCCGGACTCCGGTGAGCGGCCGCCGACCAAGGACCCGACCCTGGGCGGGCCCTCCGCGCAGGACGCCGACCAGCCCCTCGCCCACGCGTACTGA
- a CDS encoding GNAT family N-acetyltransferase gives MFSLPLRDDARLAPLEIWHAEEFAAHLDRAREHIRPWVGAGFVTVDVDGARATLRRYAERRAADGGRLFGIWLDGTLVGGVMFVDFDAASGSCEIGCWLEPDAEGHGLITPACGALLDWAFTSRGLHRAEWICRADNERSAAVAKRLGMTLEGVQRESWPYKGTRHDKQLWAILAPEWHTP, from the coding sequence ATGTTCTCTCTCCCTCTGCGGGACGACGCCCGTCTCGCCCCGCTCGAGATATGGCACGCCGAGGAGTTCGCCGCCCACCTGGACCGGGCGCGCGAGCACATCCGGCCGTGGGTGGGGGCGGGGTTCGTCACCGTCGACGTCGACGGGGCGCGGGCCACACTGCGCCGGTACGCCGAGCGCCGGGCCGCGGACGGCGGCCGCCTCTTCGGCATCTGGCTCGACGGCACGCTCGTCGGCGGCGTGATGTTCGTGGACTTCGACGCCGCCTCGGGTTCCTGCGAGATCGGCTGCTGGCTGGAGCCGGACGCCGAGGGCCACGGCCTCATCACACCGGCGTGCGGCGCCCTGCTCGACTGGGCGTTCACCTCGCGGGGCCTGCACCGCGCCGAGTGGATCTGCCGGGCCGACAACGAACGCAGCGCGGCGGTGGCCAAGCGGCTCGGCATGACGCTCGAGGGCGTACAGCGCGAGTCCTGGCCGTACAAGGGCACCCGTCACGACAAGCAGCTCTGGGCGATCCTCGCCCCGGAATGGCACACCCCGTAG